Proteins encoded in a region of the candidate division WOR-3 bacterium genome:
- a CDS encoding class I SAM-dependent rRNA methyltransferase: MPDKLVHVVRKKSRGQHAWVFSNEVTRTEGNPMPGDTVQVFDRKRLLGSGIYNPHSLIRVRLYSEQNEELDAAFLRHRIEAALQYRKTMLPGEDDFRLVFSESDRVPGLVIDKYGNHFVVQTYALGLDMRHDLVVAALREVFAVASIIEKNDFRLRDPEGLPRRAGVLFGTPEPRIVISESGARFYVDVAGGQKTGYYFDHRLTRRKVRQLSAGSRVLDVFSYTGSFAINAALGGAESVLAVDASASAATIATSNSVLNGVADRCEFATDNAFTALERLDGQGRKFDLVNLDPPAFIKALKDKNAGMRGYRQINALAMKLLPAGGILVSSSCSHYLFWQDLLDMLVAAAQDAGREFNILDRTAQGPDHPVLLSMPESEYLRGFILQVC; encoded by the coding sequence GTGCCTGATAAGCTCGTTCACGTCGTCCGGAAGAAGAGCCGGGGCCAGCATGCCTGGGTCTTCTCCAACGAAGTCACAAGAACCGAAGGCAATCCTATGCCGGGGGACACGGTCCAGGTCTTTGACCGCAAGCGGCTGCTTGGATCCGGTATCTACAATCCTCATTCACTCATCCGCGTGCGGCTCTATTCGGAGCAGAACGAGGAGCTGGATGCGGCTTTCCTCCGGCACCGTATTGAGGCGGCGCTCCAATACCGGAAGACGATGCTGCCGGGGGAGGACGACTTCCGGCTGGTGTTCAGCGAGAGCGACCGCGTCCCCGGCCTGGTGATAGACAAATACGGCAACCACTTCGTGGTGCAGACCTATGCGCTTGGTCTGGACATGCGACATGATCTGGTCGTCGCCGCGCTACGCGAGGTCTTCGCTGTCGCTTCCATAATCGAGAAGAACGACTTCCGGCTGCGCGACCCGGAGGGTCTGCCGAGGCGTGCCGGCGTGCTCTTTGGCACGCCCGAGCCGCGAATCGTGATCTCCGAGAGCGGGGCCAGGTTTTACGTGGACGTTGCCGGAGGCCAGAAGACCGGGTACTACTTCGACCATCGTCTTACCCGGCGCAAGGTAAGGCAGCTTTCCGCTGGGAGTAGGGTGCTCGACGTCTTCTCGTACACCGGTTCCTTCGCTATCAACGCGGCTCTGGGCGGGGCAGAAAGCGTGCTCGCTGTTGACGCTTCGGCCTCGGCCGCGACCATCGCTACCTCCAACTCGGTCCTGAACGGAGTCGCGGATAGGTGCGAGTTCGCCACCGACAACGCTTTCACGGCCCTGGAGAGGCTAGACGGGCAGGGCAGGAAGTTCGACCTCGTCAACCTTGACCCGCCAGCGTTCATCAAGGCGCTGAAGGACAAGAATGCCGGGATGCGCGGGTATAGGCAGATCAATGCGCTGGCGATGAAGCTGCTGCCTGCAGGCGGCATACTCGTCTCGTCATCATGCTCGCACTACCTGTTCTGGCAGGACCTGCTCGACATGCTTGTAGCGGCCGCCCAGGATGCGGGTCGCGAGTTCAACATTCTCGATCGCACGGCCCAGGGGCCGGACCATCCGGTGCTGCTCTCCATGCCCGAGTCCGAGTACCTACGCGGGTTCATACTGCAGGTATGCTGA